The genomic segment CAGTGTaattttttcattgattttgaATTCTTGCCTATAACATAATATGACTGagggacagggtcagactgggtccacagggaaaaatcccagtgggccccacttcCCCAGGACCACTACCTGCCTTAAGAAGTAGATTGTGAGGAGGCGAGGGGTGAAGGCCTCCGCAGCTGAGGTGGACGCTAATCTTTTAGCCCAGGCTGGAGTGAccctattataaaaaaaacacaatgcagCCCAGTTTCCTCAGATAGTGGCAAGAGAGTTGCATTAGCATATTTCCTGAAGTCCCTTGTGGTGCCCTGAGTTTGGTCCATGCTCAATACAGTACAGCCTGAACCCGTACTGCCAGGAGCTACAGAAAAGATAGCATTGCCACACTGTAAAGGAAATTACCCTGGGACAGAAATGCTAGTGTTGCGAATGTACTCCCACAGCACTGAGAATAATGCCCTAAATCCCAAaagctaaaattaaaaaatgttttaccagAACATGCAGATTACACTTACCATAAGATTCTGAATAGTAGCCCTCGGCACAATCACTACAGTTATAGCAGCAGTGTACATCTGAGTGGATTTTATACTGCCCGGGAATGCATGGCTTTGTACACAAGGAACTAGGTGCCTGAGCAATAACAAATGAGAGAGATGTATGATGAAGATAGCCTGTTAATCAGTTCTATAAGTTTTACTGAAACAGTAACGAAACAGGCaacagcttttattaaacagacaatatgataatagataaatacacacaAACAGCAAGTTAAAAAGCAACAATTTACCAATAACATGAATATACATGTTATAACCCCCACTGGAATGCTTGCCAAGAGACTACCAACCATCAGTTCCTGCCATGCCGGCCAACTTCCCCAGCAGCATCAGGTGGGCAAATGAGAGCAGGCAAACCATAATCCGCCATCCTCGTGTGACCCTTGTCTGTCTATGtaatagttacacccctgcttcACAGTAAATTATTTGTGAGTTTGTATAATAGAAGTTATACAAAATACCTTCATCAGGCTTAACTTTTTGTCCTAGCAAAATCTACCTACCTGCTAGTCAATCTATTGTGTAGCACATACCAGGAATGTGGCCAAAAAATTTTGTACTATTTGCTTATGTTCATGGGTGACCCCAGAAAACTAATTTTTGGGGGGCACCAAGATTTCTTATGGTGGCCCATCATGTGGgacctattttccagaatgctctaaACCTGGAGTTTTCCCCATGTTCAAAATGgaaaaatggagtcaatgggaaatggccttcccgtaattctgagctttctggttaatgggattctaggtaacggatcccataaatGGACTTGTCTTTcaagtacacaataaaaatctgtaaaggtatgggatctgttatccagaatgcttttccACATAAGTCTTTTTCTATAATTTGAATCAAAATTActggtctactaaaaaacatgtaaacattaaataagtccCAATAGCTTTGTTTTGCTATCAATATAAATTTATGCAGCTtagataaaaggtactgttttattaaagaaaaggaaatcattcttttaaccctttcactgccagccattttggacaaagcggaagttctactgccagacagtttttgaacattttgcactgtttcactttaggtgCCTTTCctttgggggacttttagtttacccaggaaaacaatatatagtttttttcaagacaacctaagctttcaaaatatggtagagtAATTCCAATtctataacaagatataggcttctagatgtctaaaaaatgaaaaaaaaaatatatattttccataaaataaacacatataccagaaacaaaaattattttatgaatgaaaatacaactgatttggaaagtcacatgtctcctgaatgtgcaaataccaaatatatatagttttatggagatttctcacttgtataggtcaaaaactcccagcagtacattaccaaatttccaaagcactgctccagaaagctacatactttagattttaaggccaaaacttccactaacagaaggtttatcccagaaaattatacatttttagaaagaacagattctggggaatccagaataggaagaactgtctgtctactccaaagtaccaagttgcaatgttttcctaaagttaatggttattatcaaaatttgtgaatttttttttaaaaattgctttaaagcttagtctatagtatcttatctcctacaggtcataaagtaatcagataaaacaccctaaatatgaacagtttgatgcccaatatgtataggtttagctaagtatgttgcatgtaggggccccaatgtgaacatacccccatatgatctatcatttctgtaatttcagcctTTCACccttacctaattcataaacacatggcagttttatgttgGATAGAAGCTGCAGAATGTAgtgtgacccctgaaaaccatatattttttggaaagtacacattctgaaaaatccaacatgggtaaagagtcctttctacaccaaagtaccaatctgcaaagctttcctaaagttagtggtttctatgacatttcagaaaattgcctacaaatgttgcaatttgccgcatttatcttacaGAATATCTtgtatacaaaggcaaatcaccccaagtacgaacaccagaggtctactgaacagtttgatgcccaatatgcgaagatataccaaagtctgtggtgtgaaCTAAGcctgcttttgcacacagagccccctgacagcgtattatgtgctgtaacaccccctaactacacattctgacaaatcctttcaacaccaaagtaccaatcagcaaacctttcctaaagttagtggtttctatgacatttcagaaaatcgcctaaaaatgttgaaatttgccgcttttatctcacacaatttcttgcatatgtaagcttatggtaaGTTAGCCCTTCTATTACCACAAACCACATCGTTTtctacccaggatgagactgaaTCCTTCAGGGGTGGACCCTCGCTTGATATGGAAGCCAGgtagatatgtgttgtatttctcaataaatgggcgccagtggttcttaaccttgaaaccatgaactgttacTTACACAgtcacttaggagtaattacagcatagaATAGGTAGGAagtagcatctcacagcataggcagtacttagaaggaatagtcacaataaccctttagctgcagggcacaatgggttaactcccagctttcaggtatatgcttccagtggaacctgggtgtctactgaacagtttgatgtcctatatgcctagatttaccaaactatgtggtgtacaggggcacccaaataaaaatagtgcatatgaatttcaCATTCATATGAATGTCACAATGGACGAGGGATGCACGGAaatcaggattcggccaagattttacctttttcagcaggattcagattcggcttTTGGTCAAATTATGATGCGGtttagtattcagccaaatcttttacaaaaggACTCAGGGTTCggccaaaaaattaaataatgggaAAGTAAACACCCAGTTGGTTGTGCCATTACATATAGAGGTAATTAATATGAATCATGTGTGATATGTAGTGCTAAGTTAAATTTTTCACCCATAGACCCCAATATAtttagcatgaaaaaaaaataatcggaGAAAAGGTTGCTGCGAAAAACTGcctattgggggtcatttataaacactgacaaatttgcctgtgggcagtaacccgtagcaaccaatcaaattgttgcattcattgtttcacctgcagctggcagaaaatagccaatcactgattggttgctatgggttaaatcCCATTGACTTTACTGTATTTAGTGAAttagccattttgcaaattttccttcagttttgctaattttccagcAAACcaaagtgggacagatttgctcatcactagtgacatgTAATTGTGATGGCATTTTTGTATGATATTTAATTATTCACTTTTTCCTACGCAGCTCCCCCTCTATCCATTTTTAATCTTGTGTGGCATAATGCAGGCTGCACTAGATCCAAACAGCTGTATGCAGGTCTCTGCGCTCCAAAATGACACATGGAGGTgtgtggctatttgcacaatgccctacacaatgggcaaagtgcaaaaaatgcagattatagcctttttttgcacttttcacactgtgtggggcattgtaaatgaccccttatagtTTTTCCCTATGTTTCTCTCCAAAATGACTTTAAAATTGATGTTGTTATTTCTTAGAAATGTGTGCTGGGTAATCTCTGGGCTTCTATTTAAATAAAGATTTGCCCTCCCTCCTGTGAACAAGGCAGTGTGAAAATGGAATATTTTTAAATAGCCTgcaaatttaaaaacatttaaattttagGGCTAGGAGGGAATACGTTTTTACCAACAGAACAAAGAGGATAAAAATGAAAGAATAGTAGCCCTTTAATTTATtatgtaatttattatttaaCAATTTCTAATTAAACAATCTATCTCCCAGTTTATATCATTATAACCAAATTAATAAAgtgatttatttaaacatttttaatcttTACCTTTTTATCTTCTGTATTCCAGATGATAAGGGATTTATTCAAATAAATAGAGCCATTACTTAGCTCATAATTTCCAACAACATGAAATTCCATGGACCCATTAACTGTATACCATGAAACTACGTCGTAGCCAATATTGGCATTTCCATCATCAGTAAAAAATATCTTCTCATCATAGTCATAGAACTCTATCTTTTTAAGTTCTTTTAGCAGCTGCAAGGGAAACACATATAGATTTAAAACAATCCATTGAGCAAGGTTGCAAGATTCTTATAGTAACAGAGCATTTACATTTTAATGACTAAAATTATTAGAGAAGCTGAATATaaagatacataataaaaagtaacaacaacaataaaattgtaaccttgtGGGACAACAGATTTTTGGCTagtagggtcagtgacccccccatttgaaagctggtaaTAGTCAGAAAAAGCAGTTGGAAGGTTGCTAAGAATTagcaattctataacattctaaatgtTAAAGGTAACTTAACATTGATCAGTGATCTACCTCTTAAATATCTAGTTACTTCAGTGATGTTATACACCATCCCTCAGATTTtgcaatatgtatttttttaatttggtccTTAGAACAGCCTTATtttctatgtgtgtgtatatacagtatatatatattaaccttaCTGCAGTATATACTGATCACATGTCCTATTTTAGTCTCTCTGGAAAGCTTCTTTCTAGATTAGAGGTGTGTATGCATATAGCACTGACAAAATTGTCAATACACTAATTGTATTGTATAACTattttttatgttaataaatgggTATTCATTTAAAAAACTGTTAAGTGCAAAGTAGGCAGGCCAGGTTAGGAAAGATCTGGCAGCGGCATGCTACCTGCTGGCCACATTTGTACCGGGGACTGGATAGAAGTTTTATGaagctgtttaaaggagaaggaaaggctaataaagagttaatctcaagctgcaggcatacctttagttgtttcaatagtgcccttaagtctccccatacttcacctgtttagaagatcagaagccaaacaggaaaaaaaaacgctgagcagtgtagagaagattcccataatgcatcgcttcCAGACTTGGcaacttgttactgtaggcggcgcatgcgcacacagcaggagcgtccggttgccatggcgacgcaatgttagagaactctgtgacatgcaggtggggggagcgggggggcaggtgcggcgaGCGGCGGAAAATTTGTGGCAGGAGTGAGAGcggggggttgtggcaggagcggtgagcttggggggggtttgtggcaggagcggggaggctttgtggcaggagcggggagccgAGGGGGGGAtggcttttcagcccatacagacatgctggacaagatggcggcgccgttcactgaaacaagtatgtaagttctagaatgtgtatctctgtaaatctttcattaggcaagccaagaatatagcgtttttacacagcaatagtagtactatttaatagtgtgcttaataggttttgactttccttctcctttaagtctctgACCCGCCCAGTTCCCAATGGGGGAGGGATTTGCGAGCAGTCAAAATGATGCTttatgtcaatgttattaataggaaaaaaataacTTAATAATGGAAGACCActctttttttcagaaaagtgcTAAACCTAAACATGGCATCTACTTAGACCAgcaacactggaaaaaaaaagcaatcaacTTCTCTGCAAAAGTATATTCCTATAGTTCCTATATATAGTTCCTATATATATTCCTATAgtatacatttaaattaacttttaatatgatgctgacaatttgcaattgatctttattttttatggtttttcagttatttagattttcggtctgcagctctccatttggtattttagcatctctcttgttgctagggtcctatttaccctagtgaccaggcagtggtttgaattagattagagatgggaatatgaattgTAGAGggcctgtatagaaagataagaaataaaaagtaacaataataataaaactgtagcctcacagagcaatagttcttggCTGCCAAGgacagtgaccccaatttgaaagctggaaagaggcagaagaggaaagcaaataattcaaaaaatatgaaaaacaaataatgaaaaccaattgcaaagttgctaggaatagaacattctgtaacatattaaaacttaaagttgaaccacccctttaatagaggCAGAGGTGACATAGATATAGTTAGACTTGATAAAGGACCCTTCATGGTCCAAAACATGGTGAAATACATTACTTCATTACTACATTAGACTCCATTACCTTTAACTACATTTTTATGATTAAATACTATGAGATTCTCATACATTTAAAAGGCTAAGAACTGCATTTAAAAACAAGTTCAGCGGCCAGTGGTGACTGCATGTAAAATTAGCTTTCCTTAAATCATTTGCTGGAATTTACCTGCCATGGAGCAAATGTCATGTTGTGATTGCAAATTCCATTAGAGCATAATATATTGTTTAGTGCTTTTGCTATTGCGGTAACTGATAAGTAAGCACTGTAAGTTCCGTCTAACTCTATATTCTTATCCAAGTAATCGTCACTTGCCAGGGCAATATTTTCTGTGCTGCAAGCCAAAGGGGACTTGAATTTGAGAGACTGTGATTTAGTGCAGTTGCGTGGTGATGCCTTTAAGCAGTGTTTATATTCCTTGTACTCATCTGTACATTCAAAACGCAGCCGTTTGTACTCTTCTATGAAAACATTTGTTGCATTAGGTCCAACAGTCAGGTTCCGCAGATAGATTCTGAACCCCGGCACTTCTATGTTTTTAAAGGAAAGGCCAAGAATATTTCCAACACTGTCAATATCTGGCATTGCAGCCACCTCTCGGGATGTAGACCAGTAATCAGTAGCAATCCATAATCTAGTAATGTTCTTCTTAATAATTTCATTAAATAGTTCCATAACAACTGGCACTTTTAAAGCCAGAATTACAACTTCAGCAGGAGACTGCTTTATTGTATCAGTTACAGTTTTTATGGCTACATGTACCCCAGGCTTGCTTATATCTGCCGGAAGCTTCTCCTTAAAGGCGGTACACACATACTTGCTGTCAAACTGCATTGATAGACTTTCCAAAACAGAGCGTCCATAATCATCGTCACTTGAAATTATACCCACATAGGACCATTTAAATATCCTTATTAGTTTAGCAAGGGCTTTAGTCATATGCACATCACTTGGAACAGTTCGCAGGAATGATGGAAACCTTCGTTTGTCACTTAAGATTGCAGCAGTCGAACCATAACTGATctgtgtataaaaaaatgtaatatagatGGTATATGTATGAATGCCTACTAAGTGGGGCAATAAATTGAGTTCTTTTTATCATTATGTGCATAGTTATCTATACCGTAGCTCTTTTCTGTTCATGAAGATAATCATTCGAGAAGAAACACTAACAACATGTTAacaaatataagaaatataaaggGTTGGATAAAATATCAACGGCCGTGAAGAGTACTTTTCAGTGGTGGAGTCTGACCCTAGTAGAAAAACAATACTTTTAATATGAGGATGAATGTAAATGGATCAAATAGTAACTACTAAATTTAGCCTCAGGATGCCAGGTATTAATAAGAGGCAcaataaaaagacaaataatttaaaagtcaTTTTAGCTATACAGATATCGAAAGGCATTATTGTAAAAGCCTGGCCTTTAATGCCACTGCTCTCCAGTACGGGATCCGATAATCAAAAACCCATtacccaaaaagctccaaattacagcctggccatctcccacagactccatttaatagaattatttgatttaaaagtatttcctttttctctgtattctGTATTTTCCAAGTATTCAGGCACATATATGGGTTTGTCATCAACTTTCCTACTGACTAAAGAACTTCAGAGAATAGAGGTACTGAGGAGAGAATGAAggaatatatatgtttattgctGTAGGAAGGTTGCACTTGTGCTGCTAACCTTTGTTCTTATCTTCAAATACTTACCTGAGGCACAAGCTGGAAACCAAGCAGTCGTGCAACTGCAACAGAGACTTCAGAATAGCCTGCACCAACAACTGCTTTCACTAGTGGCAGAAGATCTGTAACATTGCACATTCCATGTAATATTTCATATGCTAACTCTTCATATCCAGTGAATCTAATTGTTTCTTGAAGACCTCTGGATGCATCTCCACAGGTGTCGTAAATTTCATAACCCAATTTGATACCAGGTAAGAGATTGAAACTGTTTATTCTTTCGATAGCATGGACCATCCCAAGGGATCTCAAAAAGCCTCGCAAATCAAACCTAAAGCACAAATAATCATTAaagtacatacatatacattaaaaAGCTATGTCACTGTCAATCATTTTTTGGAATAGAACATTATTCTTTTTAGGATTACTCTAcagagtattttttaaaaaataatctaaattcATAAAATGTGCATATCTAAATAGACTGTACCACACAGTGGAGAGCTACAGGGATCTCATAAAATGTGAAAACCTAGGGAGGGACTATGGTTGTATTCATTTAGTGCCTATAAAGCCAAGggatttgtttattttgtatttttagaaaTGAACTGTTGGCTGTTGGCTTTACCTCATAAAATCTATATGTAAATTACCCTAGTTAAAAACAGTCCACTGCCTCTCTGTTAACTTTCAATGACTTACAGTTTTTAAAATACATGAATTTGTGTGCGCTCTATAACTAAGCTGTGAGGAACATTTTTTCTTCAGTCTTTTTTATCCCTTACAATGTGCAAAGCACTAGAAATTGAATATACGTTCTTCCCTTTGCAGTGGAATACAACTGTCTTACCAATCACTAACTAGTGCAAGTGGAGCTGCATACTTATATGCCTAGCCTGCTGTAAAACACTATAGTCCTCAAACCATGCTCCCtccatcctcaaactacggcccactctCGATGCCTGCTCCCTGCTACGGGTTAAACTACTGCCCGCTCCTgcaccctcctgctccctgctgtcCTCCCACTCCACGCttcatcctccctctcccagctcccccactccgtcctctctctcccagctccccactacATTGGGAGGCCGGATCCAacccgcgggctgtagtttgaggatccctgatctatCAGAACAAATATGCATTCTTCTCAAACTTCCCCCTAACAAACCTTCAATCTGGCTCCTCTGTCCAATGCtcaactctgcagtttggaaaTGACACCGCTCTAGGATATTCCATGAAAATGCAAATTTTAGGAGAGAGTTCATTATCTACCTAAGTTTCCTTCTGATCTGTGAACAAACAATAAGAGACCCTCCTCACTCTAAAGTCTGCATCCAAGAAGAAAATACCATAAGAACTTATGCAAACACAAATGCTCACAGAACTGCAGATCAGTAAATTAATAAAAACAGGCATACAAtgagccagattcaattcagtctGAAAAAGTTATATAATAGTTTATCTCGTGAAAACTTATGAATGAGATTCAATTTTCGGTTAAAATTTTTCTCCCATATACTTTAATTGTTTTCACATGACGAACAGTGAGATAATTTCTTCTGAACTGAATTGCATtttaaattgaatcttgtccttaagttttcacatgataaaccattttctcgctgaattgaatctggcccaatgttgGAGAAATAATAAATCTGCAGAGCATCAGTTAGCCTTTTGGGCAGCTTTGTTATTATATTTGCAAATTATATTTGAGATGACAGGTGCACCTTGTGGAAACAGAATTTTGTCAGAATCATGTGTAATTTAGGTGTGGTCTTACAAAGGTCATACCAATGAgtgtactatttattttttttaaaatcctcTGTTGGTAAGTCACGTAAAATctgcaatatttatattaaacCATGAGACATACTTTACTGAAATATGTTTTGCTTGCTAGTTAAATAATGACATGACAAATGGAAAATTTCCCTTAGCAAAGTAACCCATAACAAATAATGAGATTTGCTTTCAGTTTAGTCCCCAGGAGTACAGTGTTTGAACAGTTGacatacaaaacaaaacataaaggGAAATAAAACCTCTATTAAAGTTTTTACATCAGACACCCTTTTTATCTATAAAGCCATGAACCTGAAACTTATTTTATCAAGGATCCATAGTGATGCATAATTTGGCTACCTCTGGCACCTTAGCAAAAAACATATGTGGGACACACAACACCCTACAAGCAATCTGTGGTCCCCTGGAACCATCCTACGTCTCCCCTGGAACCACAGGTTTTGATCAACCCAtttcaaaacataattttgttgTCAAGCAGTTTATCAAAACACACAGTACTCTGTGACCTCTATTACTCTGGCACAGAGGGTATCATGTTCATTTGGAACATTAGCTTGGCAGAGCTAAACACAGCACCTTCTGCTCCACTTTGCTCCATCTGGCACAGCTAGTGCATTCAATCTTTAACATACAATGCTCAGATGCTGAAAAACAGAACACCCAGTACAGTCAGCCAGAAAAACTACTAAAAGATCACActtgaaataattattttataaatgctTGTGAAGATAATTGGCTGTGTTTGTCCTTTTGTGTCAAATCTAAATGACAGTATCAGTAAGAAGACAATAACATTAGCATAACCTATTAAACTGTGAGCTTTTTTGGGCAGGGTCTTCTTTTATCATTTATTGGCTGTTCttgtatgtaatctatatgtTGAATGTATTCCCAGCActtcagaatatgttggcactttatataaataagtattatttgtcttattattattattgttattaataataataataataataataataccaattCTCTGTTCACATGAAAAAGCATCTAGAAGTCCTTCAGTTGTAGAAGTACATAGCAAGGACAGCATGGACCTTGCAAtgctacaatataatattacctgCTTTACctgataattaaaataaatgaaatgcaaacttACCCTGTGCAGATAAGCTCAGACGGCTCAGTACAGATCGCTAAATCGGATATCTCTTTATGTATAGGAAAGAGTCCTCCTATCATTATATCCCCTTGAAGTCTGGCATATAAATCATTTGGGCTGTTGATTGGTATTGCTGAGTCCAGAATGAAGCAACACAGGAAGCACAGAGGCCTTATGACACCAAACATCTTGCAGCTAAGACTCTTCTACAACAGGTCCTGCTGTAATCCTATTCATTAGACTGTCTTAACTTCCATTGAATCTATTAGTCTTGCACAATAGAACAGAAGAGTGTGCTTTTGAGAATAAACAAGGTGTGCCTGACATATGTAGAATGTTTCTCTCAGACATCTTCCCTGAGGCTGTGAGGATCCAACAGAAGCAACTCAAACTAATCTTTTCTGTAAATATTCACACTGTCATTTTACTGGTACACTTGACCCTTGGCAAAACAACTAAAATTATCACTTACTGTACACATGTTGTGATGAGGAATATATGGTAGTAATACCCAGGGTCCAGGGTCAGTGACAACCTttagaaagagaaaagaaagctGGACAg from the Xenopus tropicalis strain Nigerian chromosome 5, UCB_Xtro_10.0, whole genome shotgun sequence genome contains:
- the gprc6a gene encoding G-protein coupled receptor family C group 6 member A gives rise to the protein MFGVIRPLCFLCCFILDSAIPINSPNDLYARLQGDIMIGGLFPIHKEISDLAICTEPSELICTGFDLRGFLRSLGMVHAIERINSFNLLPGIKLGYEIYDTCGDASRGLQETIRFTGYEELAYEILHGMCNVTDLLPLVKAVVGAGYSEVSVAVARLLGFQLVPQISYGSTAAILSDKRRFPSFLRTVPSDVHMTKALAKLIRIFKWSYVGIISSDDDYGRSVLESLSMQFDSKYVCTAFKEKLPADISKPGVHVAIKTVTDTIKQSPAEVVILALKVPVVMELFNEIIKKNITRLWIATDYWSTSREVAAMPDIDSVGNILGLSFKNIEVPGFRIYLRNLTVGPNATNVFIEEYKRLRFECTDEYKEYKHCLKASPRNCTKSQSLKFKSPLACSTENIALASDDYLDKNIELDGTYSAYLSVTAIAKALNNILCSNGICNHNMTFAPWQLHKTSIQSPVQMWPAESCNLAQWIVLNLYVFPLQLLKELKKIEFYDYDEKIFFTDDGNANIGYDVVSWYTVNGSMEFHVVGNYELSNGSIYLNKSLIIWNTEDKKAPSSLCTKPCIPGQYKIHSDVHCCYNCSDCAEGYYSESYDMTECKKCPYDQWSNKGSAYCENRTIEYLEWTNPFAVVLCGFALIGFVIVVIVGIGFLQHVASPAVKAAGGIYICVMNFSLLISFANSILFIGEPRNVSCKIRQPLFGVSFTLCVSCILIKSFRIVLAFEMGNKFQHSIRITYQPAIVVIVLTAFQVCICTLWLLLRGPCIKNIVLIPQTLIVQCDEGSTIGYAIMLGYIGFLAFVCFVLAYRGRNLPDKYNESRCITFSMLIYLFVWFAFIPVYVTTNGMYLPAVEMVAILASNYGVLGSHLIPTCYIIFFKKDNNKREKYLESIQSFSKVKCAVDYHVPEISRSQYQAKQLCFVHRMRKRCKSV